A segment of the Panacibacter ginsenosidivorans genome:
CTTAGGGGATTAAATAAAACATATTATCATCAAACAGTAACCACGGCCCAGGTAGAAAATTATATCAGTAATCAATCAGGTATTAATTTCAGTAAAGTCTTTGATCAGTATTTACGCAATACGCAAATACCTGTTTTGAACTATTATTATGCCAAAGATAATAAGTACCTTTTTTATAAATGGGATAATTGTATCACCGGCTTTAATTTGCAATTGGTTTTAAATAAAGACCCACAAAAACTTCGCCTCTCCCCCACTAAAGAATGGAAAAAAATTGAATTGACGAAGGAAAACAAAATTCTTTTTGATACATCTTTTATTGAGAAGAATTATTATGTAAATGTTGAAGAAGTAAAAGGGGAATAATTAGTTAAAGCATACAGTGGCTTCATCATTGATCTGAAAGATGAAGTGATTGCGACGCAACAGGCGAGGCTATGAAATACTGCAGTCTGTATAAAAAATAGTATTGAAAGTCGTAGCTGCTTACAATAGGATAAAATGGCTGTGTATTTTTTATCTCTCCATTTTGTACCGTTTAATATTTAGTATATTAAGCGCTATTCAGGCACCCGTACAGTATTCCCCTTTCTGAGATGCTTTTATATTGGTAACAGATACCAGCACCGCAATATTTTTTGCGTTAACCTGCAAGTCTTTTTAGTTTAATATAGATTTCATTAATACCAACAGTATGTTTTCATGGCATCTTTTCTTGCGTCGCAATCCTTTCATCTTTTGATCAATAATTGCGATGTTTAGATTTGCAGGCAGTGACTTCAAAAAATCATCGCAGTTGAAGTGTGCGGTGCAGCAATAAAACCAATAGAATTAAAACTGGCATCTAAATAAATTTGACTTTAAAAGTGTAGTAAAAATCTATTGGCTTTTATCTAAAAAAATCATTTTATCTTAACCGGGTTATTTTATAGTAAACCTATTTGAACAATTTTTATGATTGCATTTGTAAGAGGAAAATTTGCACGTAAAACGCCATCGCAGATAATCGTGGATGTAAATGGGGTAGGATATGAACTGCAGATAAGCCTGCATACCTATTCCTCAATTAGCAATAAAGAAGAAGGACAGTTACATACTTACCTGCATATTACAGAGAATGGCCAAACGCTTTTTGGTTTTGCCACACAGGGAGAAAAAGATCTTTTTTTGCAACTGATCAGCGTTTCGGGTGTTGGCGCATCTACGGCAAGAATGATGCTGAGTGGTTTACAGCCGGATGAGATCATAAAAGGAATTGTGCAGGGCAATACAAAACAATTGGAAAGCGTTAAAGGAATAGGGAAAAAAACTGCTGAAAGAATAATTGTTGAACTCAGGGATAAACTGGCGAAAATCTCTCTAGAAACCGGTGTTAACTCTAATATCGTTTTTCCCTCAACGGAAAGAGATGCTGTAACTGCTTTAACAGGCCTGGGAATAGCTAGAGCGATGGCAGAATCAGCAGTAAAAAAAGTTTCAGATTCTGCTAAAGAAACACTTTCTTTGGAAGATATTATAAAACAAGCTTTAAAAAATCTATAGAACCTATAAGAGAAACTTTTACCTAACCAGAGCTACTGAAATTGACTCGCTATCTCCAATTTATTCTTATTACTGTAGTTGCTGTTTTTTACTGTGCATTTCATAATGGTGTATATGCACAAAAAACAGACTCGCTTCGTTTTCCTATCAAAGACAGGCGTGGTGATAGGTTTACGTGGCGTTATAATAACCCATTTGACATAAAAGACACTTCGATTATAAAGCAGGATATTGAATATGATCCTGCCACCAAACAATACTTCATTGTAGAAAAAATTGGCAATACAGTGTATCGAAGATCTGCACTTACGTTTGATGAATTTTTAAAGTTGCAATCACAGATAGCAGAAGATGATTATTTTAATGAACGCTCCCGTACAGTATTTGATCTTAACCGGAAAATACAAAGACCTAAGCCCAGGGTTTATCCGCAGTTATTTGACAGGATATTTGGAGTAGGACCAAATGGTTTAAAAGTTGAAATTAAACCTGAAGGAAATGTAGACCTTACTGCTGGTTACCAGGGTCAAAACGTAAAGAATCCTACATTGCCGGAAGCTGCGAGAAAGAATGGTGGTTTTGACTTTAATATGAATGCCAATGTAAACATCATGGGCAATATTGGCGATAAACTTAAACTACCTATAAGTTATAATACACTTGCCAATTTCGATTTTGAGAACCAGTTGAAACTTGATTATAAAGGAAAAGATGATGAGATAATTAAATCTGTTGAAGCGGGTAATATCTCTTTTCAGGCGAAAGGAAGTTTAATGGCAAGTGTGCAGAGTTTGTTTGGCATTAAAACCCAATTACAATTTGGAAAACTGTTCATAACAGCTGCTCTTGCAAACCAGCGCTCCCAAAGACAATCATTAACATTACAGGGTGGCGGCCTTAACCAGGTTATTAATAAGAAGCTGGATGATTACGACGAGAATAAGCACTTTTTGATGGGGCAGTACTTCATGAAAAATTATGATAAAACGATGAAGAATCTGCCTTACGTAAACAGCCAGGTGCAAATATTAAGGTTGGAAGTTTGGGTAACCAATCGAAATGGGGCAACGACAAATACACGCAATATTGTCGGTCTGATGGACCTGGGAGAAACTGAGCCATACAATCCAAACATACATTCTCTTACAACAAATGATAAACCTGCAAACGGCGCCAATGATCTTTATTCATTCTTGGCGGGCAGTGATGCGAACAGAAACCCCGCGTTAATCAATACCATTTTATTAGGTAAAGGGTTAACACCTGTGAATGACTACGAAAAGACATTTGCACGTAAGCTTGAGCCGACTGAATATTATTTCAATCCGCAGGTGGGTTTTGTTTCCTTAAATCAACAATTGCAGCCAGATGAAGTTTTAGCGGTAGCTTATCAGTACACATATAATGGACAGGTTTACCAGGTTGGTGAATTTTCTCAGGATGTAACTGTTGACTCCACACAAGGTGTGCAAAAAGTTTTGTTCCTCAAATTATTGAAAGCAACATCACAAAGACCAACACTTCCTCTTTGGAAGCTTATGATGAAAAAC
Coding sequences within it:
- the ruvA gene encoding Holliday junction branch migration protein RuvA; translated protein: MIAFVRGKFARKTPSQIIVDVNGVGYELQISLHTYSSISNKEEGQLHTYLHITENGQTLFGFATQGEKDLFLQLISVSGVGASTARMMLSGLQPDEIIKGIVQGNTKQLESVKGIGKKTAERIIVELRDKLAKISLETGVNSNIVFPSTERDAVTALTGLGIARAMAESAVKKVSDSAKETLSLEDIIKQALKNL